In a genomic window of Hyalangium gracile:
- a CDS encoding GTP-binding protein, translated as MAKEKFDRSKPHVNIGTIGHVDHGKTSLTAAITKVL; from the coding sequence ATGGCCAAGGAGAAGTTCGACAGGTCCAAGCCCCACGTGAACATCGGGACCATCGGTCACGTGGACCACGGGAAGACGTCGCTGACCGCCGCCATCACCAAGGTGCT